The DNA segment AAAGTACAAATTCTTTGATCTTCCAGAGTTTTCTACTGTAAAAGATATTCTAGAGAATGAAAGGAAAAACTATGTTATTACTCTCTTCGGGTTATGCAAAATTCTATACGCTGGTAGAGCTTCCTCTATAGCCACTTATAGTTCTAGACTAATAACTTTTAAGCCTGATGGAAGCGTTCTAGTTCATAGTAATAAAAAGCTTAAGCCCGTTAATTGGCAACCTTCGAGTTCAGAAGTTAAGGTGGAAATAGGTGACGAACTTAATATTTACGTGGAAAGGAAGAGACCTAAGGAGGTCTTGGAAATTTTAATGCCTATAGTGTATTATCTATCTTTATCGAAAGTGGACGAAGGTGAATTTCATTTATTTGGTAGTGAGAGCGAAATGGTGGAAGAAGTAGTTAAAAATCCTGAATTAATTTCTAGAGATTTCATACCTTTGGAAAGGGAGTATCAAACTCCATTCGGTAAAATAGACTTGCTTGGAGTTACTTCTACAGGATATTTAATCTTGGAGTTTAAGAGAGCTCAAGCAGGACTAGAAGCTGTTTCTCAGCTGAAGAGATACGTTGATTACTTAAGCTGGAAAGGAGAGAGGGTTAGAGGAGGAATAGTTGCTCCGTCAATATCTAAGAGTGCGTTAAAATTGCTTAAAAAGTATGGGTTAGAGTACTTTCAACTAAGTCCAAAACTACTTCCTACGATAAGATTAAAATAGGTAATCATTAGTAGTTCAATAAAATGCATATTATAAAACTGGTAATTGTTATCCTCATTCTTTTAAGTCTTGGTAATCATGTGAGTTTATATTCACAATGTAATAATACTTATATCCTTAATATTACCTCTCCTTCAGCATTTATTTTTAATATAGAAGGAGAGAATGTTAACATTTCCATTTTAAGAATATGCAATAATTCCTGTCAAAAATTAATTTATATGAATTATACAAAAAATAATTTAACTTCTGGGCTCCTACTAATTCAAGGTAAATATAAAGTAGTAGTTAAAAGCGCTAGCCAATTCAATTTTCATTATTACATTATAAAATTAAAATGCATTCAAAAAGCTTTATGCCCTTCATTTTTATTTAGTACAAATGAATCCGTTCTAATTCCTATACCTGACTTAGAAACCCCAGAAGCTCTAAAGGCTTTTGTTGTGTCTAATGTATCATTGAGTTTTGAAATCATTCAGTGTAATAAAATTATTAAAGAATATGAAAATACAACAATAGTTTTCTCAAAGGATTCTTACGTATATTTTAAAAATCCTAAGAATATTTTTATAAAAATATGCGTATACAAAGACTCATTATTTTATTTATCATATAAAGTAATTCCTTGCTTTATTAACCCTTATCTTAAACTTTCCTCACTATCTTCAGAAGGCATAGCTAGTTATGGTATCCTTAACGAGACAAAAGCAACTAAACCTTATTTAATAAAAACTACTTCTATTTTAGGTAAATTTAACATTAGTTGTATTTTAGCTTATAATTATTCACAAAATTTAGTACCCCCATGTTCTGCTTCTTTACAACTTAATGTAGTACTGAAAACTTGTAGGCAAGTCTATTGGCTTCAGAATGTTTTAGAATTTCTTACATTAAAACATGAATTTAAACTAGCAGATGGTATTCTAAATATTACATGTATTGATTCTACTCTTTCAAATTCTAGTATTACCTCCCCCAATGGTTACGTTACAATAGTTAACCAAAGCGGTAAAATTGAATATTATTATGGAAATTATTACTGTCAACCGGAGCTCAAATACTGCTTACCATTATGCGGATATCTAGTAACAAACGTTAGTTTAGAAAAATGCGGAATATTAATCAGTTTTGCTGTTATTTTTGTTAAGAATGGTAGTTCTATGTGCTATAAGGAAATTGTATATGATAACGTTTTGATTCATGGTAAATTCAAATTTGCTTACATATTAGTTTGCGGGAAACATTACACTCCAATTGGAAGTTACTACGATGCAGAATTAGTTTTCGGAGGAGGAGGAAACGGTGAAATTACCAAATTCTGCAAGTTAAATGCTACATTATGGTTATTTTATCTTAAGAATAATACTTACGTAACTTTTCCAAATTACTTTACTTTTGGAGAGGACACTGCGGAGAAAGTTGTAAATATCGCAGTTAATTTTTGTAAATATTACGCAAAGTTAACTACTGGAAAAGAGAATTTCAGATGCTATAGGGCATGTTCTTATTCCATAGATCCTTTTCATTATCATAATATCCCATCATCGCGTAATTCATCAACAAAATCTATAACTGTAATTACAATTAGTAGTCATGTCAGTA comes from the Acidianus infernus genome and includes:
- the nucS gene encoding endonuclease NucS codes for the protein MMEKYKFFDLPEFSTVKDILENERKNYVITLFGLCKILYAGRASSIATYSSRLITFKPDGSVLVHSNKKLKPVNWQPSSSEVKVEIGDELNIYVERKRPKEVLEILMPIVYYLSLSKVDEGEFHLFGSESEMVEEVVKNPELISRDFIPLEREYQTPFGKIDLLGVTSTGYLILEFKRAQAGLEAVSQLKRYVDYLSWKGERVRGGIVAPSISKSALKLLKKYGLEYFQLSPKLLPTIRLK
- a CDS encoding thermopsin gives rise to the protein MNYTKNNLTSGLLLIQGKYKVVVKSASQFNFHYYIIKLKCIQKALCPSFLFSTNESVLIPIPDLETPEALKAFVVSNVSLSFEIIQCNKIIKEYENTTIVFSKDSYVYFKNPKNIFIKICVYKDSLFYLSYKVIPCFINPYLKLSSLSSEGIASYGILNETKATKPYLIKTTSILGKFNISCILAYNYSQNLVPPCSASLQLNVVLKTCRQVYWLQNVLEFLTLKHEFKLADGILNITCIDSTLSNSSITSPNGYVTIVNQSGKIEYYYGNYYCQPELKYCLPLCGYLVTNVSLEKCGILISFAVIFVKNGSSMCYKEIVYDNVLIHGKFKFAYILVCGKHYTPIGSYYDAELVFGGGGNGEITKFCKLNATLWLFYLKNNTYVTFPNYFTFGEDTAEKVVNIAVNFCKYYAKLTTGKENFRCYRACSYSIDPFHYHNIPSSRNSSTKSITVITISSHVSNPNYYTYEILIPIALILSFILYYLLFRKNDSGS